The Sulfurimonas aquatica genomic sequence AACAGTAGACCACCAACTAAGTTACCCATAGCAACTGGAACTTCATTCCATAAAAGGTAGTCAAGAATTGTAAAGTCACCACCCATGATTAAAGAGAATGGGAATAAAAACATGTTAACGATTGAGTGTTCAAAACCCATAAAGAAGAACAGCATAATTGGCATCCACATTGCAATCGCTTTACCACTTACTGTAGTAGAAACCATAGCACCAACAACACCCATAGCAACCATCCAGTTACATAACATACCACGAATAAATACCGTTATCCATCCTGTAACACCATGTGCTTGGTAACCTAAAGTACGAGCTTCACCAATACCAGCAACCTTTGTAGCTATTTTTCCACCAAAACCAGCTATATTTGGATCAAAAGTACCATAAGTGAAAATGAAAGCCATCAAAAATGCAACAGTAAGTGCACCACCTAAGTTACCTAAAGCAACAAGACCCCAGTTACGTAGTATTTGAGGGATAGTAACGCCTGGGCGTTTATCTAGCCAAGCTAATGGAACTAACATGAAAACACCAGTTAATAGATCAAACTTCATTAAGTAAAGCATTATAAACCCAACAGGGAATAATACTGAAGCTAATATAAATGAGCCTGATTTCATTGCTACAGTAATAGCAAAAACAGCTGCAAGCGCTAGAATCGCTCCTGCCATGAAAGCTCTTATTAGTGTGTCACTTGTGGACATATAAACCTTAGACTCACCGGAGTCAACCATTTTTGTAACGAATTCAGTTGGTACTATATACGACATTTTAATTCCTTAATTTTTTTACAATCTAATTGTATTAGTAAAAGTATACATTCTAGTGATATAAAAATGTGATATAGATTGTATGATTTTTATACAAGAAAAGCTTAATTTTACATTAATTAATAAATGGGATTTAATAATATTATATGTAAAATGATTGATATGTGAAAATATAGAAATGGAAAAAGTGAAGTATATAAAAATAGACTTTTTACTCAAAAAAACTAAATTGAGTGTGTGTAAAAAGTCTAATTTATCAGAGGGTTAAATATTCAATGATTATATTATGAAAGTACCTCATACATAGAAGTTCTTCCAAATTTTTGGGCTAGCATAGGAGCTGTAGCACCTCTTAAGTTTGCTATTGACTTGTCGGCACCTTTTTCTACAAGAAGCTTGCATAACTCTGGCATATCATCCATAATAGACTCCATTAGAGGAGTCCAGCCAACACCATCGAGTATGTTTATATCTGCACCTTTATCTAGTAAAAGTTGCACCATCTCTCTACGGTCTCTTCTAATGGTTATATGTAGCAGTGACCATCCATAATTATTTTGAATATTAAGATCTTCTAATTCATTAACAATAGATGTAAAAAGTCCAATGTCATTTTTATATACTACTTTTTCTATAGCTTCAAATATATCTTTGAAGTCCTCGCCATAAGAGTTGATCTTACCTTGTGTTTCTTGTGATAAAGAATTGATTGTTTGCATATTGTTTCCTTCTCATATTATTATACTAAAGTATAGCTCTTTAAGTTTAATAAACAGAAACTTCCTCTTAACATATAATTAACATTTAATTATATATAATATTCGTATACAATATAAAAGGACAGAAGAATGAAAAAAATACTAATAGTAGCAGCAGTTTTCTTAATGACACAATTGAGTGTTTCGGCAAATATGATGCAAAACATGCGTCATGCGAATCCTTTACCGAATTTAGTGAGTTTGAGTCTTAATAATGCCTCGACTTTAAAGTTGAGTGAAGCGCAGATAAAAGATTTGAAGACATGGTCAAGAGATAATAAGCCAAACATGATCAAGTTGATACAACTAGTGATAAGTGAAGAAAAAGCACTTATGATGGAAGCTCTCACTACTGACAAAGATGTAATCAAAAAAGCTGAAACTATGCTAGATGCACGTAGAGAGATAATAAAAATCAAAACTCTTTGTAGAGAAAATTTACGAAAAATCTTAACAAAAGATCAGTATGCTCAAGTAATCGCGATGTTTATTGAGAATAGAAAAGGCAATAAAGGTCAAAAGGGAATGAAAGGTATGCAAAAAGGTATGAGGTAGTTTATCTACCTCTACTGAAAAGATGTACCACCATCGATGACTATAGCTTGACCAGTTAACCAAGAAGCTGCGTCAGAACAAAGGAATGAACAAGCACCTGTTAAGTCAGTTGCATCACCCATACGGCTTAGTGGAGAGCGTTTAACAACTTCCGCTTTTACCTCTTCATAATTAGGGAAAGCTTTAAGTGCATCTGTATCTATTGGGCCACCGCTTACTGCGTTTACTCTAATGTTTTTCTCACCAAGCTCAGCCGCAGCATAACGAACCATAGTCTCAACTGCCGCCTTGTTTGTACCATGACCTGAATAGTTTGGAGTGTATACAAGGTTACCAGTAGAACTCATAGAGATGATAGAACCACCACCAACTTTCTCCATTCTCTTAGCTGCTTCTTGCGCACCAACAACAAATGCTTCAACAGTTGCAGTATAAATGTTCCCAAGACCTTTTGGCTTAAGTCTCATGAATGGAGCAAATCCACCAACAACAGCACGACCAGAGATAATAGCGTTTGATATGAAAAAATCTAATCTATCAAAATCTTCATCAAACTCTTTATAAACATCTTTATAAGTTAATGGCTCTAAAATATCTAGTTTATAAGCACGAGATTTAACACCATATTTAGCTTCGATATCAGCAATGATTTCATTTGCCGTATCTGCACTTGAAGCATAAGTAAACGCTACATCACACCCTTTTGATGCAAATTCGTAAACTATTGCTTTACCAATACCACGAGTTCCACCAGATATAAATAGTGTCTTTCCAGTCATAGTTTTTTCGCTCATTCTTATAATCCTTTTATCTCGTAATTTTTCATTACTTGTTCAATTTTTTTCATATTTTCTACACTTGGAGCAAGAAGAGGAAGTCTATACTCTAGAGTGTCTATAAGTCCAGCTATATACATTGCCGCTTTGATAGGAATAGGGTTGGCCTCACAAAACATTACAGAGTTTAGTGGATAGAGTTTGTCATTGATAGCTTTTGCCGCAGTAAAATTACCAGCAAGAGTTAGTCTTACTATCTCTGATTTTAAGTCAGGCATTAAGTTTGATGTTACGGAAGTGATTCCAGCTCCACCATTTGCAAGCATAGGAAAGTCAATAGCGTCATCCCCAGAAAATACTTTAAGGTCAGGTCTAGCAGATAGAAGTGCAATAGCACGCTCTAGTGAACCCGTAGCCTCTTTGATACCGTAAATATTTGGTATATCATCAAAAAGTCTGATAACTGTCTCGGCTTCTATGTCAACTACAGTACGTCCTGGAACATT encodes the following:
- a CDS encoding ankyrin repeat domain-containing protein codes for the protein MQTINSLSQETQGKINSYGEDFKDIFEAIEKVVYKNDIGLFTSIVNELEDLNIQNNYGWSLLHITIRRDRREMVQLLLDKGADINILDGVGWTPLMESIMDDMPELCKLLVEKGADKSIANLRGATAPMLAQKFGRTSMYEVLS
- a CDS encoding enoyl-ACP reductase gives rise to the protein MSEKTMTGKTLFISGGTRGIGKAIVYEFASKGCDVAFTYASSADTANEIIADIEAKYGVKSRAYKLDILEPLTYKDVYKEFDEDFDRLDFFISNAIISGRAVVGGFAPFMRLKPKGLGNIYTATVEAFVVGAQEAAKRMEKVGGGSIISMSSTGNLVYTPNYSGHGTNKAAVETMVRYAAAELGEKNIRVNAVSGGPIDTDALKAFPNYEEVKAEVVKRSPLSRMGDATDLTGACSFLCSDAASWLTGQAIVIDGGTSFQ
- the dapA gene encoding 4-hydroxy-tetrahydrodipicolinate synthase — protein: MIMNIVTGSSTALITPFKNGKLDEQSYAALIKRQINNGMDAVCPVGTTGESATLSSDEDRRCMEIAVEVCKGTTTKVLAGAGSNSTSEAILAAKNAQECGVDAIFSVAPYYVKPSQEGLYQHYKAIAESVPDLPFMLYNVPGRTVVDIEAETVIRLFDDIPNIYGIKEATGSLERAIALLSARPDLKVFSGDDAIDFPMLANGGAGITSVTSNLMPDLKSEIVRLTLAGNFTAAKAINDKLYPLNSVMFCEANPIPIKAAMYIAGLIDTLEYRLPLLAPSVENMKKIEQVMKNYEIKGL
- a CDS encoding formate/nitrite transporter family protein translates to MSYIVPTEFVTKMVDSGESKVYMSTSDTLIRAFMAGAILALAAVFAITVAMKSGSFILASVLFPVGFIMLYLMKFDLLTGVFMLVPLAWLDKRPGVTIPQILRNWGLVALGNLGGALTVAFLMAFIFTYGTFDPNIAGFGGKIATKVAGIGEARTLGYQAHGVTGWITVFIRGMLCNWMVAMGVVGAMVSTTVSGKAIAMWMPIMLFFFMGFEHSIVNMFLFPFSLIMGGDFTILDYLLWNEVPVAMGNLVGGLLFTGLTLYFTHVKESPKRNLG